A segment of the bacterium genome:
AGTCGACCTCCTCGTGATAGGCGAAGTACGCCTCGTCGAGCAGGCCGACGGCGCGCAGCGCGGCATCGGTGAACAGCATGCCGCAGCCGATCCCGGCATCGATCTCGCGCGGCTGGTCGAAGCCCTCGCCCGGCAGGGCGTTGACGCCGTAGTGCCAGACGATGCCGTGGCCGAAATAGATGTCGAGGAACGCGGCGTCGAGCAGCTCGGGCCGATCGGCGCGCAGGGCGGCGCTGGAGATCGCGCCGACGCGCTCGTGGCCGTTGAGAATCCACAACAGCGGGTGCAGGAAATCCGGCGCCACGACGGTGTCGTTGTTGAGGAGATAGACGCCGCGCGCGCCAGCCTCGAGCGCGGCGCGCATGCCCGCGTTGTTGCCGCCGGCGAAGCCCTCGTTCACCGGCAGCTCGATGACCCGCGCCCACGGGTGTCGCGCCCGGATCGCCGCCACCGAACCGTCGCGTGAGCCGTTGTCCACCACCCACACGGCCGCTCCGCCGAGGTCGGCCTGCGCCAGGCTGTCGAGACAGGTGAGGGTGTCCTGCTGGCGGTTCCAGTTCAGGACGACGACGGCGAGATCGGCGAGACGGATCTCGTCGGCGCCGGCCGCTGCCGAGCCCGCTGTCGCGTGGGGAGAAGACTGGTACATGGAGGCCGGCGGCTGGACGGCCGGAAGATACCGGCAACGCGCGCGCCGAGACAAGCGCGAACGGCCCGGGACGAGTCATCCCGACGTCGCCGATCCCGACGTCGCCGATTGACGGTCACGCCGCGACGCTGCTAGCCCGGATCATTCATGACATCGCACCTGCGAGCGCCGACCGCCGCCATCGCTGGCCGCGCGCGCTCCGTCAGCCTCGACGGACCGGTCGAGTCTGCCTGCGTCGGTCGTCGCTGCGCTGGGCCCGATCCCGCGCACGCTCGACGCTCTCGCGACGCGAGCTCATGAATGATCCGGACGAGCTCGGCACGGAGGGGTCGCATGACGTCCGCACCCGCACCGCCGCGCCAGCGCGCGCGGCAGCCCATGGCCGGTATCGTGATCCCGCTCGCTCGGGTCACCGGTGGCGCCGTCGTCGCGGCCGACCGCGCGGCGGTCCCGCTGGCGACGGACGTCTGACCGGGCCGCGATGCGGCGCGCCGGAGTCGGGGAGGACATCATGGCCACGCAGGTAGTGTGCATCTCGCGCACGCAGGCGGCGCTGGGCGAGGCGGTCGGCAACCTCGTCGCCGAGCGCCTGGGGTTCCGCTACGTCGACGAGGAGGTGATCCAGCAGGCGGCGCGGCTGGCGCAGGTGGACCCGGCGCTGGTCGCGGCGGTGGAACAGCGCCAGCCGCTGCTGCGCCGGGTGATCGACAAGCTGGCGGCGGCGCGCGATCTCATCGGCCCGGCGACCCTGATGGTCGGGGTCCCGATCCGCACCGGAGCCGCCGACAACGCGGCGCGCCGCGTCACGCCGGAGGACCTGCGCGTGCTCATCCAGGCCGCGATCCAGCAGCTCGCCAGCGACGGCCGCGCGGTCATCCTCGCGCACGCCGCCTCGATGACGCTGGCGACGCGCGCCGACGTGCTCCGCGTCCTGGTCACCGCCTCGGCCGAGACCCGGGCGCGGCGCCTGGCCTCGGCCCAGGGCATGACCGCGGAAGCCGCCAGCGCCGCCGTCGCCGCCTCGGATCGCGAGCGCCGCGACTACTTCCTCCGCTTCCACGGGCTCGCCGACGAGCTGCCGACGCACTACGACATCGTCGTCAACACCGACGCCCTCACGCCGGCGCAGGCGGCGACGCTGATCGCCAGCGCGGCGCTCGCCGCGCGGTGAGCGCTGGCCGGCGCGCGCGCCGTTTCTTGACGCTCCGGACGGGGATGATTAGCGGGCGGCGGCACGAGGTGAACGCGCCATGGAAGTCGGAGACATGAAGGCCCTGGTCCGCCGCCTCTACGAGGAGTTGTGGGGCGACGGCGACCTCTCGATCATCGATCACTGCATCGCCCGCGACTACGTGAACCATCAGCGCGTCGTCGACCCGCACCTCTCGCCGTCGGTGAGCGCGGTCGAGATCTGCGGCAGGGACATGTTCAAGACGCTGGTCGGCGCCTGGCGTGCCGGCTTCCCCGACGTCCGCACGACGGTCGAGGATCAGATCGCGGAGGGCGACAAGGTCGCCACCCGCTGGATCAGCCGCGGCACCCAGACCGGCCCGTGGATGCGCGTGGCGGCGAGCGGCAAGCCGATGCTGGTCGAGGGCATCAGCATCGACCGCATCGCCGACGGCAAGGTGGTGGAGACCTGGACCAACTGGGACCTGCTCGGCCTGATGCAGCAGATCGGCGCCGTCCGCTCGCCGCTGTGAGCCCCGGCTCACCGGGGCGGCGGCGCCATGCGGAGCCCCGATGGCCGCCCCCGAGGGGCCGACGCATGCCGACGACGTCGTCGACGGCGACCGTCCTCGCACCTGTCCCGGCCGCGGCGTCGCTCGCGGCAAGGCATTCGCCGCCGGCAAGACGCCCCGCCCCTCTCAGGACGGGCACCCCTGCAGGGCGTTGTTCACCGCGCGAATCAGCTCCTCGATCCCAGCGCTGCCGTCGCCATTCGCGTCGAGGCTGACGCACTGGTCGAGCGCCGTGCTGCCGAGCGCGATGTTGACGCCGCGGATCAGCTCGTCGATCCCGACGGTGCGATCGCCGTTGCAGTCGCCGACACACGCCGCGACCTGGGCGGTCCCGGTCGGCGCCGGCGGCGACACCGTGACCGTCGCCGGCGGCGCGGTCGCCGGCGCCGTCGCGGTGGCCAGCGCGCCGGTGGTGACGGTCGGCGTCGGCGCCACGGCCGTGGCGGTCAGCGTCGCGGGCGGCAGCGTGGACGCGACGGTGACGGTCGCGATCGGCGCGGTCGCGGTGGCTGGCGCGGTGGCGGTGGAGAGTGCGGTGCCGGTGGGCATGGCCGTGGGGGTATCGCCGCCCGGGGTCGAGGTCGGCGTCGGCGTCGGCACGCAGGTCCGGATGATGCGCGGCGTCGGCGTTGGCACGTCGGCCGTCGGCTCGCACACCAGCGTGACCACGACGCCGGCGTCGCCGAGCTGTGGTCGGTCGAGGGCGGCCCCGGCGGCGACCAGGGTCGTCCCGCTGAGGACCATCCCGTTCGCAAGCTGGGCGCAGGCAAGCGGCCGGCCGCTGCCGTTCGCTTCGATCAGCGTGCTGCCGCCGTTGGCATTGAGGACGCGGACCTTGGCGACGCCCGTGGTCCCGGGATAGGCGACCGCCGCCACCGGCGGCACATCGTCACCGGTGCAGGGGATGGCGTCGGGCCCGAAACTGGGCGGCCCTGTCCCGGGCGAGGCGACGCAGGACGGCGCCGCGTCGATCAGGGCGTAGGATGAGACCCCGAGCTCGAAGGCGCTCGAGCCGACCGGCCCCGTGCCGCTGCGCACGGTCGCCGGCGTCGGGTCGGCGGCCGAGGCATCGACGGAGACGATCGCATCGATGCCGTCGAGCCGGGCCGTGCCGCAGTCGATCAGTCCGCCGCCGGCGTTGCCGGGGCCCCAGCCGGGAATCTCCCCGAGCACGGTGCAGGACAAGCCGAGGCCGGGAACCATGCTGGGTGCCAGATGCGCGTGGGCAGCGGGAATCACGAACGGCACCGGCTCCGCCGGACGATCCTCGCGCCGGTCGCCGACGGCGAGCACGAGTTGCCCGGCGAGCGCGGAGGGAAGGGTGAAGGACACCGTCTTGACCGTGGCGCTCGATTCCTGGGCGAGCGTGCAGGTGACCACGCGCTCGAGCGTGCAATTGGCGGCGCAGCCGTCGCCGCCGACCGTGTTGCCGTCGTCGCAGGTCTCGCCGCCGCTCATCGCGCCGTCGCCACAGGTCTGCGCGTCGGCCGACCCGACGGTCGTCAGTACCAGCAACGCCGAGAGAGCTCGCCCCACTGTGCGCCGCATCGGCGTCACCTCCCATCCCTCCTTTGACGCAGCGGCCACGTCGATTACAAGCGACAGGTGATGCCTCGGACGGCTTTGCCCAATAAAGGTTGCTAGGTTGTTAGTTGTTAGGTTGTTAGTCTCAGAGGCCGTTCAGGCCTAACAACTAACAACCTAGCAACCTAACAACCTGGGGCTGCCTCGCGCGAGCAGCGAATTCTTGGGCAAGGCCGCCTCGGACGTAGCCCTTGCGATCCGCGGCGGGGGTCGCCTCCGGGTCCGCGGTCAGCGTGGAGGCGGCCGCGGCGGGGCCGGCACGCCGGCCACGGCGGCGGGCGCGGGCACCTCGCGGGTCGCGACGCGTCCACCCGTCAGCGGGCCGGCGCGGATGCGCGCCGCGGAGAATCACGGCGCCGGCGGGCACCGCGACGCGCCTCAACCGGCCGCCGCCGTCTCGCAGATGCCGTCGACGATCTGGGCCAGCGCGGTGCCGTCGACGACGGCGGGGCGGCGCGGCGCGCGCCGCGGCATGCGCAGGCGCGCCACCGCGGCCACGTCGCGCACGACGGCGACGCGCCCCTCGGCCGCCAGCCAGCGGTCGACGCTGCCGAGCCGCCCGGAGAAGACCGAGACCGCCGGCACGCCGAGCACGGCGGCCTCGCGCAGCATGGTGCCGCCGCCGCAGACCACCAGATCGGCGGCGCAGATCAGCGACGGGCCGTCCACCGCGTCGCGCAGGACGCGTATCGCCGGCAGCCGATTCGCCAGACCGTCGTACTCGTCGGCCTGCGCCGCGGTGCGCGGCAGGACGACCAGGCGGACGCCCGGCTGCGCCGCCAGGTGCTCGACCAGCCGCCGCTGTACCGCGTCGCCGCGCGGGTCGGTGTAGACCGCGTGGTGGGCGATCGGCCGGAACACCACCAGCCGCTCGTCGTCGGCGATACCGAGGGTCCGGCGGACAGTCGGATCGGCTGCGAATCCCGCCAGGTACACGTGCTCCTTGAGGCCGTCGTAGGGGCGGATGATGCGCGCCGGCACGCCGCAGGCCGCGAAGGCGCGGGGCGGAATCACCGCCGGGGCCATGAGACAGCGCGCGTGGCCGAAGGTGCGCAACCCCGGATGCTCGTAGTCGATGGCGCCGAAGAGCGGCATCCCGAGGGCGCGCGCCGCCGCGCCCTGGGTGTAGGACACGTGGCTGACGGCGATATCGAAGCGACGGCGCGCGAACGCCACCAGCGCGGCGGTGCGCTCGCGATGGCGCGCCTGCTTGGCCGCCTCGTCGCGATCCGCGTCGTGCCCGGCGCCGATCACCTGCACGCGCAGGCCGCGCGCCCGCGCCAGCGGCAGCGTGTTGGCGAAGCGCCGCGCCGTCAGCGTCACCTCGTGGCCGCGGCGCTCGAGCGCCGCGATCACGGGCTCGAAGAACAGAACGTGCGGCGTGTTCGCCAGGTCGATCCAGATGCGCATCCCGTCCGCCGCGTCCCGCCTGCTCGAACCCGCTTATCGGTCCGCTCACCCGGCGACAACCGACGACCCGTCGATGCCGGCCATTTGAGAAGCGCCGCGGCGCGCGCTACGGGCGGGGCGATGTTCGACGTCGAGGCCCATCTGCGCCGCATCGAGGCCGACGGTTTCACGGTCATCCCCGATTTCCTCGACCCCGCGACCCTCACCGAGGCGCGCCGCGTCCTCGCCTTCTACCTCGGCTCGCACCTGGGCCGGAACGACTTCGAGGGAACGCGCACCGAGCGCGTGTACACGCTGGTGGCGCGCGGCCGCGTCTTCTGGCCGATCGTGCTCGACCCGCGGGTGCTGGCGCTGTGCGAGCGCCTCCTGCAGCCCGGCTTCCTCCTCACCGCCAGCCAGGCGATCGCCATCCAGCCCGGCGAAACGCCGCAGCCCTTTCATTACGACGACACCTTCTACCGCCTGCCGCGGCCGCGGCCGATGGTGTCGCTGTCGACCATCGTCGCCGTCGACGCCTTCACCGACGACAACGGCGGCACCGAGGTGGTGCCGGGCAGCCACCGCTGGAGCGACGCCGAGCTCGGCCGGCCGTTCGACGTCCTCGCCGCGCCGACGCCCGAGCTGGCGCGCGCCGAGGCGTCGCTGGCGGAGCGGGCGCGCACGGTCACCATGCCGGCCGGCGCCTGCCTGGTGTTCGCCGGCACGCTGCTGCACCGCGGCGGCCGCAACCGCAGCCCCCACCCACGGTGCGCCGTCTCGAACCAGTACTGCGAGCCGTGGGCGCGCCAGCAGGAGAACTTCGTCCTCGCCGTGCCGCCGGAAGTGGCGCGCCAGATGCCGGAACGCCTGCGCGAGATGCTCGGCTACTCCATCCACCCGCCCTTCATGGGCCAGCTCAGCGCCAGCCACCCGCGCAAGGCGCTGGACCCGGATTACCGCAACCCGCTCGTCGCCCAGGCCCGCGCCGCCGGCGCCCGGCTGCCCGAGTAGGATCCCGTGGGCTTCCGTTCCGCGACGCGCTACGCTGCGCCGTCTCGCACGCTCACGCTCACGGAGGATCGATCATGAAGCTGCATACCGGGCTCGGCCCCAATCCACGCGCCGTCCGCATGTTTCTCGCCGAAAAGGGGATGACCATCCCGTTCGTCCAGGTCGACCTGATGAGCGGCGAGAATCGCCGCCCGCCCTACACCGACAAGAATCCCGCCGGCCAGCTCCCCTGCCTGGAGCTCGACGACGGCACGATGCTCGCCGAGATCCTCCCCATCTGCGAGTACGTCGAGGAGCGGCAGCCGCGGCCGCCGCTGGTCGGCACCACCGCCGAGGAGCGCGCCGTGACCCGCATGTGGGCGCGGCGCATCGACCTCAACATCGTCGAGCCGATGACCAACGGCTTCCGCTACGCCGAGGGCCTGACGCTGTTCCAGGATCGCATCCACTGCATTCCGCAGGCGGCCGACGACCTGAAGGCCATCGCCCGCGAGAACCTGGCGTGGCTCGACGGCCTCATGCGCGACAACCCGTTCATCGCCGGCGCGCGCTTCACGCTGGCCGACATCCTCCTCTTCGCCTTCCTCGACTTCGGCCGCACCGTCGGCCAGGCGCTCGATCCCGCCCTGCCGTGGCTCAACGGCTGGTTCGCGCGCGTGGCGACGCGGCCGAGCGCCGCGGCCAGCGCCTGAGCGCGCCGCCGCCGGGGAACCGCGCGGTCCGCGCGCCGGCGCGCGGACCGCGAATTGACATCTGCCAGTTTTTTCTGACAGACGTCAGCTCGATGACGCATCAAGTCATGCCGGCCGGGCGCGCCCCGCATCTCGCCGAGCGCGGGCCGAAGGGCGTGCGCACCCGCGAACAGCTCTTCGCCGCCGCCCTGGACGAGTTCCGCCGGGTCGGCGTCGAGGCGGCGAGCATCGGCGAGATCGCCCGCCGCGCCGGCACCTCGCGCGCCAGCTTCTACTTCCACTACCCCTGCAAGGATGCGGTGCTGCTCGACCTGCAGTGGCGGGTCGAGAGCACCCTGGTCGAGCGGGTGCGCGAGCAACGCACCCTGCGCGGCGCGCTGGCGGCGCTGATCGAGGCGCTGATCGAGGCGCAGGCGACGCTGGCCTCCGGCGACCTCCTGCGCGCCATGTTGAGCGTCTACATCCAACGCCCGCCGGGGCTCGACCTCGCCGAGCAGGCCTTCCCGTTGATGATGCAGATCGGCCGCTGTTTCGCCGCCGCCAAGGGCCGGGAGCTGCGGCGCGGCGTCGACCCCGCGCTCGGCACGCACCTCTTCCTCACCAGCCTGTTCGGCCTGGTCGCCAGCTCGCCGCAGCCGCTCGCCGAGCGGCGCGACGAGCTGCGGCAGCTCGCCGCGCTGTTCCTCGAAACGCCGCGCCGCCCGGCGCGCCGCGCCTGATCGGAGCCGCCGTGGACGCCTACGCCCGTTTTCTCGTCCGCCGCGCCGGCCTGGTGCTCGTCGCGGTGGCGCTGGTCACCGTCTGGATCGGCCTCGGCCTGCGGCAGTTGCGCAGCGAGTTCAGCATCGAGGCGAGCCTGCCGGCGCACCATCCGCTGATCGAGATCGATCGGCAGATCCGGCGGCAGTTCGGCGGCCGCAACACCGTCATCGCGCTGATCGTGCCCCGCGAGGGCGACGTCTGGCGTCCGGAGGTGCTGGAGGTCGTGCAGCAGGCGACCTTCGCGGCGCTGCACCTCGAGGGCATCATGGCGCAGAACGTGGTCAGCCTGGCGGCGCCGAGCGTGCGCGTCGTCGACGACACCGACGGCCGGCTCGAGGTCAACTACCTCATGCACGACGTGCCGCGGACGCCGGAGGCGGTGGCCGCGCTGCGCGCCCGGGTCGACGCCGACCCGCAGTTCCGCGGCATGCTGGTGACGCCGGACCAGCGCGGCGCGGTGCTGGTGCTCGACTTCTGGGACGGCAACGCCGGCATCGACATCGCCCACCGCGTCCTCGGCCTGCGCGACCAGTTCCGGGACCGCCCCGTCGACCTCTACTTCGCCGGCGAGCCGATCATCGCCCTGACCGACGTCGAGCAGTCGCAGGAGGTGGCGCTGCGCATCCCCGCCACCTTCGTGGTGATCGCGCTCATGCTGCTGATCTCGTTCCGCAACCTGCAGGGGATGGTGATCCCCATGCTCACCGCGGTGCTGAGCACGATCTGGGGCCTCGGGCTCATGGGGCACACCGGATTGGTCATCGACACCTGGAACGTCGCCACGCCGGTGCTGCTCATCGCCGTCGCCGCCGGCCACTCGGCGCAGATGCTCAAGCGCTACATCGAGGAGGTGGAGCGGCTCGGCGACAACCACGCCGCGGTGATCAGCTCGACGGTCACCATGGGGCCGGTGATGATCGCCGCCGGCGGCGTCGCCGCGCTCGGCTTCGCCGCCCTCAGCCTCACCGGCATCCCGGCCATCATGGGCTTCGGGCTGGCCTGCGCCTACGGCATCGCCAGCGTCGTCGTGCTGGAGATGACCTTCGTCCCGGCGCTGCGCTCGCTGCTGCCGGCGCCGCGGCCGATGCCGCGCCGCGACGGCCCGATCCAACGCCTGCTCGACGGCCTCGAGCAGGCGATCATGCGCCGCGGCGGCCGCGCGGTGCTGATCGGCACCGCCATCGCGGTGCTGCTGGCGATCGCCGGCGCGGCGCAGATCCGCACCTACGGCTCGACCAGCGAATACCTGGCGCACGGCAGCATCCCGCGCGACCACCTGGAGCAGATCCAGCAGCACTTTCCCGGCACCACGACCATGACGCTGCTCTACGAGGGGCCGCCGGAGAGCGCCAAGAGCCTGGCCGAGCTGCAGCACCTGGACGGCCTGCGCGCCGAGCTCGAGCGCGATCCGGTGGTCTGGCGCACCGCCTCGCTGGTCGACCTGATCAAGACCCTGCATCAGACGTTCAACGCCGACGCGCCCGATCCCTACCGGCTGCCGGACAGCCAGGAGCTGCTCTCGCAGTTGATGTTCCTCGGCGACTCGCCGGCCTTCGAGCGCTTCATCGACCGCGAGTACGCGCACTCGCTGCTGGTCGCCTACCTGCGCAGCGACGACTCCGCCCAGGTGGGCCCGCTCATCGAGCGCGCCCGCGCCTGGGTCGCGGCGCATCCGCCGCCGCCGGGCATGCGGGTACTGATCGCCGGCGGCGCCGGTCCGACCGTGGTGGCGGTCAACCAGCACACCACCCACACCAAGGTGCTCAACATCCTGCTGGTGCTGACGGCGATCTACCTCGTCTCGTCGCTGGTGCTGCGCTCGCCGCTCGGCGGCCTGTACGTGATCACGCCGATCGCCCTCAGCATGGTCCTGCTGTTCGGGCTGCTCGGCTGGATCGGCATCCGCCTCGACATGGGATCGTCCTCGGTGCTCGCCATCGCCGCCGGCATCGGCGCCGACTACGCCATCTACTTCCTCTACCGCCTGCGCGAGGAACGGGCGCGGGCCAGCGACGATGGCGCGGCGCTGCACGTCGCGATGCAGACCTCCGGCCGCGCCGTCATCTTCGTCGCCACCAGCATCGGCGCCGGCTTTCTCGCCATGGGTCTGTTCTCGCGCTTCTTCGGCCTGCGCCTGTTCGGGACCCTGATGCCGCTCGCCATGGCGGTCTCCTGTCTCGCGGCGCTGTCGCTCATGCCGGTGCTCGTGCTGCGCACCCGCCCGGCTTTCATCTTCGGCCGCCGCCGCGCCGCCGCCGCCGGCGAGCGCCGGCCGGCGCTGGGCTGACGCCGCGTCCGCCGAGCGCGTCAGCGGTCGGCGTCGGCGAGCAGTTGCCGCAGGCCGGCCAGGGGCACGCCGACGTCGGCGTGCCCCTGGCGCTGGCGGTACGCCGCGCCCTGGACGAGGGCGACCATGTGCCAGAACGGCAGGTGGGCGAGGAACGGGTCGGGATCGCAATGCGCGCGGTAGCCGTCGAGATAGGCGGCGCGCTGCGCCGGCGTCATCGGCCAGCGATACCAGGTGCGGCCGAGGTCGTACTCGCTCGGCGCCACCGCCACGGTTTCGAGATCGACCAGGCGGAGCTCGCCGTCGGGCCGGCAGACGATGTTGTCGGCGCAGTAGTCGCCGAGCGCCACCGTCGTCGTGCCGCGCGCCGGCGCGTGGCGCCGCGCCAGGCGCAGCAGCCCGCTCCCCTCGTGCTCGGCGAGGGAGCCGCCGGCGACGAGGGCGTCGAGGTCGCTGCGCAGCGCCGCGGCGCAGCGTCCCGCCGCCTGCGCGGGGTCGGCGTCGGAGCGGGCGCGCGCGTGCACCCGCGCCTGCGCCGCGCCGCAGCGCCGCAGCAGCGCCGCCGGCCATCCGGCGGCGGCGAGCGGCTGGCCTTCGACCCATTCGGTCAGCAGCGCCTCGCCGCCGTGCGCGATCAGTCGGGGCGCCAGCGCCCCGAGGTCGTCGATCAGCGCCGCCACCCGCGCCGCCGTGGCGGCCTCGAGCGTGCGCACGCCCTTCAACGTGCGGCCATCGGCGAAGCGCAGCCGGAAGGCGGTGGCGACCCGCGCCGGGCCGCGACGCGACAGCGGAATGGCGGCGACCAGCGGGCGCCCCACCGCCTCCACCAGCGCGGCGAGATCCGCGCCGAGCTCCGCTGCGGCCGTCATCGCGCTCTCTAGAGCAGATGCGCCGGCCGTCGCCAATCGCGCCCGCCCCGCGCTTCCGCTCTCCGGCGGCGCCGGCTACGCTCGCGACCTTGCGCCAGCCCGCCACCCGCCCCACGGCCGCCGCCGTCACCGCCGACTGGTCGGGACGCTTCCGGCCGGACATCGAGGGACTGCGCGGCCTCGCGGTGGTGCCGGTGGTGCTCTATCACGCCGCGGTGCCGGGATTCGCCGGCGGCTACGTCGGCGTCGACGTGTTCTTCGTCCTCTCCGGCTACCTGATCACCGGCCTGCTGCTGCGCGAAGCCGCGGCGACGGGCGCCGTCGCGCTGGCGGCGTTCTACGCCCGGCGCGCCCGCCGCATCCTGCCGGCGGCGGCGCTGGTGCTGGTGGCGACGCTGCTCGCGTCGGCGCTGTGCCTGCCGCCGGTGCGCGTACCGGACATCGCGGTCGACGGCGGCTGGGCGGCCCTGTTCTCGGCCAACCTCCGCTTCGCCCTGCAGGCGACGGACTACCTGCAGGCCGACCGCGCCCCGTCGCCGCTCCTCCACTACTGGTCGCTCGGCGTCGAGGAGCAGTTCTATCTCCTGTGGCCGGCGCTCGTCCTGCTCGTCGTGCGGCGGCGCGGCAACGGCGCGGCGCGTGCCGGAGCGCTCGCGTTCGCGGTCGCCGGCGCCTCGTTCGCCCTGTCGCTGCGCCTGACGGCGACGAACCTCCCCTGGGCCTTCTTCTCCCTGCCGACGCGCGCCTGGGAGCTCGCCCTCGGCGCGCTGCTCGCCGTCGCCGACGCGCGCCGCGTCGCGCTGCCGCGCGGGCTCGCCGCCCTGGCGGGCTGGAGCGGCGCGGCGCTGGTCGGCATCGCGGTGGGGTCGCTCTCCGCCGCGACGCCGTTCCCCGGCACCGCCGCCCTGCTGCCGACCGTCGGCACCGCGCTGCTGATCGCCGCCGGCGGGCAGGCGCCGCCGGCGGCGCCGAGCCGGCTGCTGGCGACGCCGGTGCCGCGCTTCATCGGGCGGATCTCGTACTCGCTCTATCTGTGGAGCTGGCCGCTGCTGGTCATTCCCGCCGGCGCGGCGGACGCGCCGCTGCCGCTGTGGCAGCGCCTGGCGCTCGCCGCCCTCGCCGTTCCGCTCGCCGCCGCCAGTCAGCAGCTCGTCGAGCAGCCGCTGCGACGCGGGCGGGGCATCGGGACGGTACCCGCCCGCAATCTGGCGTACGCGGCGGCGCTGTCGGTCGCCGTCGTCGCCGTCGCCCTCGCCACCTACGGCGGCGCGCGCTGGCGGCTCGGCGGCCGCGGCGTCGACAGCGCCGCGGCGCCGCCCGCGGCCCTGGTGCCGCTGCTCAGCGGACCGCTGCCGGACGATGTCCACCCTTCGCTCGCCGAGGTGGCGGCGGACATCGCGCGCCTCTATCCCGACAAGTGCCACCTCGGGGCGCGGGAGACGGAGGGCGCCGCCTGCGCCTACGGCGCGCCGGCATCGTCGCGCACCGTGGTGCTGTTCGGCGACTCGCACGCCGCGAACTGGTTTCCGGCCCTCGAGCCGATCGCCGCGGCGCGCGGCTGGCGCCTGCTGGCGCGCACCAAGTCGGCCTGCACCGCCGCCGACGTACCGGTCTGGAACTGGAGCCTCAAGCGCGTCTACGCCGAGTGCGCGACGTGGCGCGAGGGCGTGCTGCGCGCCATCGAGGCGGCGCCGCCGGCGCTCGTCGTCCTCGCCGCGGTGCGGACGGCGGCGGTGGTCGCCGACGGCCGGGTGATCGACGGCCCGCAGCGGGAGCGCGCCTGGGCGGACGGGCTGGCGCGGACGATCCGCCGCATCGCGGCCACCGGCGCCGCCGTCGTGATGATCCTCGACACGCCGCGCCCGGCCGGCGACCTGCCGACCTGCCTGTCGAAGCACGCCGACGACGTCGCCGCGTGCGCGACCGCGCGCTCGCAGGCCGTCGACGAGCACTGGCGCGCCCTCGAGCGCGCCACCGCC
Coding sequences within it:
- a CDS encoding DUF354 domain-containing protein, yielding MRIWIDLANTPHVLFFEPVIAALERRGHEVTLTARRFANTLPLARARGLRVQVIGAGHDADRDEAAKQARHRERTAALVAFARRRFDIAVSHVSYTQGAAARALGMPLFGAIDYEHPGLRTFGHARCLMAPAVIPPRAFAACGVPARIIRPYDGLKEHVYLAGFAADPTVRRTLGIADDERLVVFRPIAHHAVYTDPRGDAVQRRLVEHLAAQPGVRLVVLPRTAAQADEYDGLANRLPAIRVLRDAVDGPSLICAADLVVCGGGTMLREAAVLGVPAVSVFSGRLGSVDRWLAAEGRVAVVRDVAAVARLRMPRRAPRRPAVVDGTALAQIVDGICETAAAG
- a CDS encoding cytidylate kinase-like family protein, translating into MATQVVCISRTQAALGEAVGNLVAERLGFRYVDEEVIQQAARLAQVDPALVAAVEQRQPLLRRVIDKLAAARDLIGPATLMVGVPIRTGAADNAARRVTPEDLRVLIQAAIQQLASDGRAVILAHAASMTLATRADVLRVLVTASAETRARRLASAQGMTAEAASAAVAASDRERRDYFLRFHGLADELPTHYDIVVNTDALTPAQAATLIASAALAAR
- a CDS encoding MMPL family transporter — its product is MDAYARFLVRRAGLVLVAVALVTVWIGLGLRQLRSEFSIEASLPAHHPLIEIDRQIRRQFGGRNTVIALIVPREGDVWRPEVLEVVQQATFAALHLEGIMAQNVVSLAAPSVRVVDDTDGRLEVNYLMHDVPRTPEAVAALRARVDADPQFRGMLVTPDQRGAVLVLDFWDGNAGIDIAHRVLGLRDQFRDRPVDLYFAGEPIIALTDVEQSQEVALRIPATFVVIALMLLISFRNLQGMVIPMLTAVLSTIWGLGLMGHTGLVIDTWNVATPVLLIAVAAGHSAQMLKRYIEEVERLGDNHAAVISSTVTMGPVMIAAGGVAALGFAALSLTGIPAIMGFGLACAYGIASVVVLEMTFVPALRSLLPAPRPMPRRDGPIQRLLDGLEQAIMRRGGRAVLIGTAIAVLLAIAGAAQIRTYGSTSEYLAHGSIPRDHLEQIQQHFPGTTTMTLLYEGPPESAKSLAELQHLDGLRAELERDPVVWRTASLVDLIKTLHQTFNADAPDPYRLPDSQELLSQLMFLGDSPAFERFIDREYAHSLLVAYLRSDDSAQVGPLIERARAWVAAHPPPPGMRVLIAGGAGPTVVAVNQHTTHTKVLNILLVLTAIYLVSSLVLRSPLGGLYVITPIALSMVLLFGLLGWIGIRLDMGSSSVLAIAAGIGADYAIYFLYRLREERARASDDGAALHVAMQTSGRAVIFVATSIGAGFLAMGLFSRFFGLRLFGTLMPLAMAVSCLAALSLMPVLVLRTRPAFIFGRRRAAAAGERRPALG
- a CDS encoding glycosyltransferase family 2 protein, yielding MYQSSPHATAGSAAAGADEIRLADLAVVVLNWNRQQDTLTCLDSLAQADLGGAAVWVVDNGSRDGSVAAIRARHPWARVIELPVNEGFAGGNNAGMRAALEAGARGVYLLNNDTVVAPDFLHPLLWILNGHERVGAISSAALRADRPELLDAAFLDIYFGHGIVWHYGVNALPGEGFDQPREIDAGIGCGMLFTDAALRAVGLLDEAYFAYHEEVDWCFRARQAGFRVFYQPFSRIWHHGSRSTDVARATRPQLLTGEAQLPNPVPLSWSPVRTYLGARNAVRFVKKHATAYQTAFFWYSTLRAVPLEYLAAVMGREEEYEIGKWTYRRVLELFFLARHGIHSDPTAPRRERLRAVLRALPHVPRDLFLTLPRLLWTAHRERHVAQPLAELRGLWDGIWNRPLPLRRLGLR
- a CDS encoding phytanoyl-CoA dioxygenase family protein; the protein is MFDVEAHLRRIEADGFTVIPDFLDPATLTEARRVLAFYLGSHLGRNDFEGTRTERVYTLVARGRVFWPIVLDPRVLALCERLLQPGFLLTASQAIAIQPGETPQPFHYDDTFYRLPRPRPMVSLSTIVAVDAFTDDNGGTEVVPGSHRWSDAELGRPFDVLAAPTPELARAEASLAERARTVTMPAGACLVFAGTLLHRGGRNRSPHPRCAVSNQYCEPWARQQENFVLAVPPEVARQMPERLREMLGYSIHPPFMGQLSASHPRKALDPDYRNPLVAQARAAGARLPE
- a CDS encoding ester cyclase is translated as MEVGDMKALVRRLYEELWGDGDLSIIDHCIARDYVNHQRVVDPHLSPSVSAVEICGRDMFKTLVGAWRAGFPDVRTTVEDQIAEGDKVATRWISRGTQTGPWMRVAASGKPMLVEGISIDRIADGKVVETWTNWDLLGLMQQIGAVRSPL
- a CDS encoding glutathione S-transferase, translated to MKLHTGLGPNPRAVRMFLAEKGMTIPFVQVDLMSGENRRPPYTDKNPAGQLPCLELDDGTMLAEILPICEYVEERQPRPPLVGTTAEERAVTRMWARRIDLNIVEPMTNGFRYAEGLTLFQDRIHCIPQAADDLKAIARENLAWLDGLMRDNPFIAGARFTLADILLFAFLDFGRTVGQALDPALPWLNGWFARVATRPSAAASA
- a CDS encoding TetR/AcrR family transcriptional regulator encodes the protein MTHQVMPAGRAPHLAERGPKGVRTREQLFAAALDEFRRVGVEAASIGEIARRAGTSRASFYFHYPCKDAVLLDLQWRVESTLVERVREQRTLRGALAALIEALIEAQATLASGDLLRAMLSVYIQRPPGLDLAEQAFPLMMQIGRCFAAAKGRELRRGVDPALGTHLFLTSLFGLVASSPQPLAERRDELRQLAALFLETPRRPARRA